Proteins encoded within one genomic window of Lysinibacillus louembei:
- the recF gene encoding DNA replication/repair protein RecF (All proteins in this family for which functions are known are DNA-binding proteins that assist the filamentation of RecA onto DNA for the initiation of recombination or recombinational repair.), whose amino-acid sequence MNIEQLKLINYRNYESLMLDFSPKINVFIGENAQGKTNVMESIYVLAMAKSHRTSNDKELIRWQADYGKIEGVVQKRYGSFPIELMISKKGKKGKINHLEQTRLSDYIGQMNVVMFAPEDLHVVKGSPQLRRRFIDMEIGQISPVYLHDLLTFQKILKQRNHILKSNQGRHALNDVMFDVYTEQYIQAAVQIIRKRFQFMELLQAWAEPIHAGISRGLEKLVIKYRPISGLTADQSVEQMAAHLEQKLLEARKRELERGVTLVGPHRDDLQFFVNDYDVQTYGSQGQQRTTALSLKLAEIELIKQETKETPILLLDDVLSELDDYRQSHLLNTIQGEVQTFVTTTSVEGIHHETIEQARLFHVKQGDIVK is encoded by the coding sequence ATGAATATCGAGCAATTAAAGCTGATAAACTATCGGAATTATGAGTCATTAATGCTCGATTTTTCTCCTAAAATTAATGTTTTCATCGGGGAAAATGCACAAGGGAAAACAAATGTTATGGAGTCTATTTACGTTTTAGCTATGGCTAAATCCCATCGTACATCAAATGATAAAGAATTGATACGCTGGCAAGCAGACTATGGTAAAATAGAAGGTGTTGTACAAAAGCGTTATGGCAGTTTTCCGATTGAATTAATGATATCTAAAAAAGGTAAAAAAGGTAAAATAAATCACCTTGAACAAACGCGCCTTAGTGATTATATCGGGCAAATGAATGTCGTGATGTTTGCACCAGAGGATTTACACGTTGTGAAAGGAAGTCCCCAATTACGACGACGCTTTATTGATATGGAAATTGGTCAAATATCTCCTGTATATTTACATGATTTATTAACATTCCAAAAAATATTAAAACAGCGAAACCATATTTTAAAAAGCAATCAAGGTCGCCACGCATTAAATGATGTCATGTTTGATGTTTATACAGAACAGTACATTCAAGCAGCTGTTCAAATCATTCGTAAAAGATTCCAATTTATGGAGCTATTGCAGGCATGGGCTGAGCCAATTCATGCTGGGATTTCGCGTGGCTTAGAAAAGCTTGTTATCAAATATCGACCGATTTCAGGTCTAACTGCTGATCAAAGCGTAGAGCAGATGGCGGCACATTTAGAGCAAAAGCTATTAGAAGCAAGAAAAAGAGAGCTGGAGCGCGGTGTTACATTAGTAGGACCACACCGAGATGATTTGCAATTTTTTGTCAATGATTATGATGTTCAAACATATGGCTCGCAAGGACAGCAGCGTACGACAGCTTTATCTTTAAAGCTCGCTGAAATTGAATTAATTAAACAAGAGACGAAAGAAACACCTATCTTGTTATTAGATGACGTGTTATCAGAGTTAGATGATTATAGACAATCACATTTATTAAATACAATTCAAGGTGAGGTGCAGACATTTGTTACAACAACAAGTGTTGAGGGCATTCATCATGAAACGATTGAACAGGCTAGATTGTTCCATGTGAAACAAGGCGATATTGTAAAATAA
- the gyrB gene encoding DNA topoisomerase (ATP-hydrolyzing) subunit B, with the protein MSLEEKDVQQQAYDADQIQVLEGLEAVRKRPGMYIGSTSSKGLHHLVWEIVDNSIDEALAGFCTDITVAIEKDNWIRVEDNGRGIPVSTQEKMGLPAVEVIMTVLHAGGKFGGGGYKVSGGLHGVGASVVNALSIETEVYVKRDGHVHSIKFERGQTIQPLTVIGDTDETGTTTRFKADAEIFTETTVYEYDILATRVRELAYLNRGIRITIADEREEEVRSVTYHYEGGIRSYVEHLNANKEPLHEPIDVNGEKDGISVEIAMQYNAGFSSTIMSFANNINTYEGGTHESGFKTALTRVINDYARKNGLLKEADANLTGEDVREGLIAIVSVKHPDPQFEGQTKTKLGNSEVSQITNSLFSEGFERFMLENPTVARQVVEKGLMAARARVAAKKAREFTRRKSALEVSSLPGKLADCSSTNPAESEIYIVEGDSAGGSAKSGRDRHFQAILPLRGKILNVEKARLDRILSNAEIRAMITAFGTGIGEEFNLEKARYHKIIIMTDADVDGAHIRVLLLTFLFRFMRPLIEAGYVYAAKPPLYQVKQGKHVEYCYSDEELDEILNRLSSVPKPNVQRYKGLGEMNADQLWDTTMDPEHRTLIRIELDDAIEADRIFDQLMGDDVEPRRHFIEENAVYAELDI; encoded by the coding sequence GTGTCTTTAGAAGAAAAAGACGTTCAGCAGCAAGCTTATGATGCTGATCAAATACAAGTATTAGAGGGCTTGGAGGCAGTTCGTAAACGTCCAGGTATGTATATCGGTTCTACAAGTTCTAAAGGTCTACACCATTTAGTATGGGAAATTGTAGATAACAGTATTGATGAGGCACTTGCTGGTTTTTGTACAGACATTACTGTTGCTATTGAAAAGGATAACTGGATTCGTGTTGAAGATAATGGACGCGGTATTCCTGTTAGCACGCAAGAGAAAATGGGCTTACCTGCTGTTGAAGTTATTATGACAGTGCTACACGCTGGTGGTAAATTCGGCGGTGGCGGCTATAAAGTGTCAGGTGGTCTACATGGTGTAGGTGCTTCGGTTGTAAATGCATTATCAATTGAGACAGAGGTTTATGTAAAGCGTGATGGACATGTACACAGTATTAAATTCGAGCGTGGACAAACGATACAGCCTCTTACTGTAATTGGTGATACGGATGAAACAGGTACAACTACACGCTTCAAAGCAGATGCAGAAATATTTACGGAAACAACTGTTTATGAATATGATATTTTAGCTACACGTGTACGTGAATTAGCTTATTTAAATCGTGGTATTCGCATCACGATTGCGGATGAACGCGAGGAAGAGGTACGCTCTGTTACATACCATTATGAAGGTGGTATACGCTCATATGTAGAGCATTTAAATGCAAATAAAGAACCACTTCACGAACCAATTGATGTAAATGGGGAAAAGGACGGTATTTCTGTTGAAATAGCGATGCAATATAATGCAGGCTTTTCTTCAACAATTATGTCATTTGCCAATAATATTAATACGTATGAGGGTGGTACACATGAATCAGGCTTTAAAACAGCTTTAACACGTGTGATTAATGATTATGCACGTAAAAACGGCTTGTTAAAAGAGGCGGATGCTAATTTAACAGGGGAAGATGTACGTGAAGGCTTAATTGCTATCGTATCTGTGAAACACCCAGATCCACAATTTGAAGGACAAACGAAAACAAAATTAGGCAACTCAGAAGTAAGCCAAATTACAAATTCATTGTTCTCAGAGGGCTTTGAGCGTTTTATGCTAGAAAATCCAACTGTTGCACGTCAAGTAGTGGAAAAGGGCTTAATGGCGGCTCGTGCACGTGTAGCAGCGAAAAAAGCGCGCGAATTTACACGCCGTAAGTCAGCTTTAGAAGTATCAAGTTTACCAGGGAAGCTTGCAGATTGTTCTTCAACAAACCCTGCTGAATCTGAAATTTATATCGTTGAGGGTGACTCTGCTGGTGGTTCTGCGAAAAGTGGACGCGATCGTCACTTCCAAGCAATTTTGCCATTGCGCGGGAAAATTTTAAACGTAGAAAAAGCACGCTTAGACCGCATTCTTTCAAATGCTGAGATTCGTGCAATGATTACAGCTTTCGGAACTGGTATTGGAGAAGAGTTTAATTTAGAAAAAGCGCGTTATCACAAAATTATTATTATGACGGATGCCGATGTCGATGGCGCACATATACGTGTGCTGTTATTAACATTTTTATTCCGCTTTATGCGTCCATTAATCGAGGCAGGCTATGTTTATGCGGCAAAGCCACCGTTATATCAAGTGAAGCAAGGGAAGCATGTTGAATATTGCTATTCAGATGAAGAACTAGATGAAATTTTAAATCGTTTATCAAGCGTGCCGAAACCAAACGTTCAGCGTTACAAAGGTTTAGGTGAAATGAATGCAGATCAATTATGGGATACAACAATGGACCCAGAGCATCGTACATTAATTCGTATTGAATTAGATGATGCGATTGAAGCAGATCGAATCTTTGATCAATTGATGGGCGATGATGTTGAACCACGTCGTCATTTCATTGAGGAAAATGCTGTCTACGCTGAATTAGATATTTAA